Below is a genomic region from Streptomyces ferrugineus.
TACCCCGCGCGGGCTAGTGCCGAATGTGGCGGCGGATCATGCTGCCCTGCGGAACGAGTACGCTGCCGACGAACGTCTGCGCGCGGTCGTCACCCGCGCGAACGTGGCCTGAGCCGGCTCAGCACCCGGTGGTTCATGGCAGGCTCCCGGGACAGGCCTTGCCCCGAGGGGGCTGATCACCTAGAGGTTGTCCCGTATGAGGCGTGAGTTATCCGGTGAGGGCCAGGCTGTGGAGCCGGGCGATGCCCAGCATGGCCTGATGAACACCGTTGCCCTTGAGCCGGCAGTCCCGCAGGATCTTCCAGTTCTTCAACCGCGCCAGGGCGTGTTCCACCCGGGCTCGCGCCCTGCGGTGGACGGCATTCTCCGCTTCCTGGTGTGGGCTGAGGCGTGTCTGACCTCGTCGTTTGCGGTGCGGGATGAGCAGGCCGGTGCCTTGGTACCCGCCGTCGGCGATGGTCGGTGCGCCGCGGCAGGCCCGGTCGACGCCGGACTCGGTGAATGCCCGGCAGTCGTTGCGGCTGCCGGGCAGCGGAAGGCCGATCGCCACGACCAGACGGCTGTTGGCGTCGATAACGACCTGCAGGTTCGTCGAGTAGCGGTAGTTCTTGCTGGAGGCGGCGATGCTGCGGTCGCGGGTGGGCACGAGGGTGCCGTCGACGATGTAGACGGTGTCTTTGCGCGGCCGACGGGCCGGCGAGATGGCCAGCAGGGGCGCCAGGTGATCGAGGATGCGGTCGGCCGCAGACTTCGAGACCCCGAACAGCGGCGCCACTTGCCGCAATGTGAGGTTCGTGCGCCAGTACGTCGCCACCAGCAACACGCGGTTCTCCAGCGGCAGCCGCCAGGGACGGCCGCGCTGAACATCACCACCGCGACGCCGCACCAGAGCCACCAGCCTGGTGAACTGCGACTCGGTCAGTCCGGAGAACGGCTCAATCCACTTCGGATCATCCGCTGAGATCACCCCACCCATGCTCAGCCAACGCACCAACTGCCCCACCAGTTACGGGACAACCTCTAAAGCGTGTTGCAGAACGCTGTGATCAGGGCATTTCCCTTGCATGGGTGGGGTGTTGAGGGCTGAGCCGGTCTGGGTGGAGACGTTCACCGGTCTGCGGGCTGAGCAGTTCGGGCGGCTGCTAAGGGCGGTTCGGGAACGTGGTGGTGAGGGGTGC
It encodes:
- a CDS encoding transposase, producing MGGVISADDPKWIEPFSGLTESQFTRLVALVRRRGGDVQRGRPWRLPLENRVLLVATYWRTNLTLRQVAPLFGVSKSAADRILDHLAPLLAISPARRPRKDTVYIVDGTLVPTRDRSIAASSKNYRYSTNLQVVIDANSRLVVAIGLPLPGSRNDCRAFTESGVDRACRGAPTIADGGYQGTGLLIPHRKRRGQTRLSPHQEAENAVHRRARARVEHALARLKNWKILRDCRLKGNGVHQAMLGIARLHSLALTG